One Novipirellula galeiformis genomic window, CGAAGTCGCCGACCCCAGCGTTTATGTGCTGTTCCCGCTGGTCGACAATCCCCAACGCTCGCTGGTGGTTTGGACCACCACCCCGTGGACCTTGCCCAGCAACATGTACGCGGCGGTCCACACCGAATTGCAATACGCCGTCGTCCGCGACGATGAAACCGGACAAGAACTGGTGATCGCCGCCGACTTGGTGGAAACGATCGCCGGCAAACTAAAACGCGACTTGCCCGTCCTGGAAACGATCTCGGGCCAATCGTTGATCGGAAAACGTTACGTGCCGCCATTTGACAACTACTACAAAACACTTGGCGATGCGGAGGGGAACCTGACCGGCGGCGAATCCGAAGCATGGATGTGGCGCGTCGTTGCCGCCGATTTCGTGACCACCGAATCGGGTAGCGGTATCGTGCACCAAGCTCCGGCGTTCGGCGAAGTCGATTACGAAGTCTTTGCGCAAGAACAAGCACGCTTCGTCGAAACCGATCGTCCCGAATTGCTGTGTGCGGTTGGGCCCGACGGCAAGTTCACCGACGAATTTGCGGAGATGAAAGGGACTTGGGTCAAGGACGCGGACAAACCGATTTCGCGGATGTTACGCGAATCTGGCAAGTTGCTGCTGCTCGAACAATACCTTCACGACTATCCGTTCTGTTGGCGTGCCAGCGAAGATCCGTTGATCCAATATCCTCGTCGCAGCTGGTTCGTACGCACGACCAAATTTCGCGACTTGATGCTCAAAAACAATTCGCAAATCGGATGGCAACCCGAACATATCCAAAATGGTCGCTTCGGCAATTTCTTGGAATCCAACGTCGATTGGGCGTTGTCGCGTGAACGTTTCTGGGGCACCCCGTTGCCGATCTGGGTCTGCCAAGAAACCGGACAAATGGAAGCGGTCGCAAGCTACGACGAAGTGCTCGCCAAACCGGGACTCGCAGGGACCGAAGTGTGGGACCAAGCCAAGGCGGCCAATCCTGAATTAGCGGACGATTTGCGAGTTCATAAACCGTACATCGACGCGGTCACCTACGACTCACCGTTCGCCGAGGGCGCGCGGATGCAACGCGTAACCGAGGTCATCGATTGTTGGTACGACAGCGGTGCGATGCCGTTCGCCCAATGGGGTTGGCCGCATCAAAATAACGAATCGTTCCAAGATCAGTTCCCCGCCGACTTTATCTCCGAAGCCCTCGACCAAACCCGCGGCTGGTTCTACAGCCAATTGGCGATCAGCACGATGTTGTTCGGCGAAGGGGCCTCGATCAGCGAGCGAGATGACGACGCGGAAGCTAAAAAGGGAGCTGACAGTTCTTCGGACGCTGGTTTGCAAAATCTCGACCAGAGTTATCCGCATCCCTATCGCAACTGCATCGTGCTCGGGTTGATGCTCGGCGAAGACGGCAACAAGATGAGCAAGAGCTTGCGAAACTACCGCGAGCCCAACGAGATTTTTGACAAATACGGCGCCGATGCACTGCGTTGGTTTTTCTTTGCCGGTCAACCCCCGTGGACGGCGATCCGCTACCGCGAACAATCGATTAAGGATTCAATCCCCGAGTTTTTGCTGCGACTTTGGAACGTCTTCAGTTTCTTCAGCATTTACGCGGGAATCGATGGTTTTGATCCAACGACGGCCAAAGCGGCCGACGACCAACTGAGTTCCGCCAGCCTCGAGTCAGCCCCCACCTACCGCGACATCCGTGAGCGAAGTGAAATTGATCGCTGGATCATGTCGGAACTCCATCGCACCAACGAGATCGTCGTTGAAAGGATGGACGCGCTGGATAACTACAACGCGTGCCAAGCGATCACGTCGTTTGTCGATGGATTGAGCAATTGGTATGTGCGTCGCAGTCGCGATCGATTTTGGGCCAGCGAAAAGGATTCGCAAGACAAACACGATGCCTATTGGACGTTGTACGAATCGCTGCTGCAAATCACCAAGATTGTCGCTCCGTTTGTGCCCTTTTTGTCCGAGACGCTGTGGCGAAGTTTGAGCGAACCGTTCGGGGACCAAGTGCGGAAGAGCGTACACCTGTGCGACTATCCGATCGCCGACCAGGAGCGCATCGATGCGAAACTTTCAAACAGCATGAAATTATTGCGTGAGATCGCATCGTTGGGACGCTCCGCTCGCGCCGAAGCGAAATTGAAAGTTCGCTTGCCCCTTTCGCAAGTCGAAGTGGTGTTGGCCGACCCGTCGGAGATCGAGTGGCTCAAGTCGCACGACTCGCTCGTCCGTGAAGAGCTAAACGTTAAATCAGTCGACTACACCACCGATGGCGACCAATACGTCCAGTACTCCGTCGTACCCAACTTCAAACGCCTCGGCCCACGCGTCGGCAAGAACGTTCCTGCGGTAAAAAAAGCACTCGCGTCTGCCGACGGCAATACGCTGCTAACGACACTCGAACGCGATGGCTTTGTCGCAATCGAACTGCCCGATGGCCAAACGCTGAAATTGGATAACGAAGACATCCAAGTCCGGCTCAAAGCCAAGGACGGTTGGGCGGCGAGTCAAGGTACCAATAGCGTGGTGGTGTTGAACACAGAAGTCACCGACGAACTTCGCCGAGAAGGGATCGCAAAAGATCTGATCCGCACGATTCAAAGCAAGCGAAAAGAGATTGATTGCGAATACACCGATCGCATCACGATCGGGATCGTGAGCAAGGATGACGATGTTGCGACCGCGTTAAAGGAGCACGGTGATTTGATTTGCCGCGAAACGCTGGGCAGTGAATTGCGATCCGTTGCGATTGACGGTACCGAAGCGATCGATACCGAATTTGGCCAAGTCTTCGTACAAAAGAATTCGTGATGCCAAATTCGAAATCGACCGGCGTGAAGCTTCCCATTGCGGTATTCCTCAGTGGCAGTGGTCGAACGCTCGCCAATTTGATCCGTCATCGCGACGAACACGGATTGCCAATCGAAATTCGCTTGGTGATCAGCAGTCGTGCCAATGTGCGGGGCATTGAAATCGCCCAGCAAGATGGCATCGAGACGCGATGCATTCGCAAACGGGATTACCCAGACCCGATTGCACACATGCGACAAATGTTTGATCCGTGCCGCGACGCGGAGGTGAAGTACGTGGTGATGGCCGGGTATATGAATCACGTCTTGATCCCGAACGATTTCGAGAATCGCGTGATCAACATTCACCCCTCCCTATTACCCTCCTTTGGAGGCGCTGGAATGTACGGCCATCACGTGCACGAAGCCGCACTCAAACGAGGCGTCAAGATCAGCGGATGCACGGTCCATTTCGTCGACAACGAATACGATAACGGGCCAATCATTGTGCAACGTTCGTGCCCGGTGCATCCCGATGACGACGCCGACACCTTAGCCGCACGTGTGTTTGCACAAGAGTGCCTGGCATTACCCGAAGCGTTGCGCAGGCTAGAGCATTTTGACAAATGACATGGGATTCAAGCCGTAGCTACGTTCGCCAGAACGTGGCCCACCATCGGGCGACGGTAGCGACATCAATCGAAAAGTTGCGTTAGGGATGGCAACGTGAGGCGGGGATGGCGTGGTGAAGCTCGGTTACTGGCGGAATTCGGTTACTGGCAGAGTTCAGTTTCTGGCGAAACGACGCGAGCGGCATCACGCCGGCGAAGGGCGGCCGTAGTAAAACCCTTGGCCTAATTGAAAGCCGAGGTCGATGCAAGCGTTTGATTCGCCTTCGGTTTCGACCCCTTCAGCGAGCGGCAAGATATCCAAGTCACAAACCATGTTGACTAGGTTTGCCAACATTTTGCGTCGGCTCGCATCCGCGGTATCAATTCCTCGGATCAACGAGATATCGAACTTTACCACATACGGTCTCGTTTCCACGAGTTCGGCGAGCCGTGCTTGGCCGGAGCCAAAGTCGTCGTAGGCAAGCCGGATCCGTTGTTCTTCGAGTACATCGACCAACGTTTTCATCACATCACGATTGGTGACGGCTGACTCGTGAATTTCCAAAACGAGGTTGGCATTGCCTGCCATCTGGCGGGCTTGAATCAACGATTCGACTAGCCCTTGGATGTCTTCGACTTCCTTGGGATGTGTATTGACAAACAACATCGGGCTTTCGGGGAAATCGCGACCGACGCGAATGCCTTCCCAACGAAGCAAGCGACTCAATTCCACTTCGAGGCTTAATTGTTCGGCGGCTTGAAACATCGCGCCCACGGATTCGAGCCCGAACACGCTGCCGCGTCCCAGGATTTCGTGACCGACCATCTCGTGTGACGGGCAACGCAGATCGACAATGGCTTGAAAATGCGGTTTAACGAGCCGTTCAGCCATCAAGCGGTCAAATTGCACCAGCGCTAACGCTTGGTCGCAAATATTTTCGGCAATCGTACCGTGAGTCGCTCCGGTCACCGATTGTCGATAAATCCGAAAGGGAGCTTCGGCAAAGTGGATCAAATCCTCTTCCGAAATCCGAATCGTCTGGTGTGGCTCAACCCGCTTCCCGTTGACGTAGGTTCCGTTGGTGCTACCGAGATCGGTTAATTGCAGCGCCCCGTCGCGAATACTCAGTGCAGCATGCTGGCCGCTCACGGTACGAAATTGGAGACGCAGCGAGACGCCTGGCTTGCGACCGATCACGTAAGGTTCGACATCGATCGGCAGGTGAAGGATCGATTCGCCAGGCTGAGTTGGTCCCGCTAGAAACCAAATGTCTTCCATAAGCGCACTATTGCGCCGGAGACGTTCGAGAGCCGAGTTTTCAATCGTTGCCATTAATCTTGTACGCTCAAGGGGCGGATGTGTTTTGTGCGCAGCGGTCCACTTACTTTCGAAGCGGTCCTGCTGCGGGACCTAAAAACCTACGTTGCAATTAGCCCAGGGTCGTCACTCCTTCTCAAATTTCTCCTACAAAAGTGCTTTCTCGCGAGAACTCGCTCCGTTTCTCTTATTTACAAGCTAGGTTTGAAGGCGGCAATCCATGTTCGCTAACGGGCAAAGTTTGCCTATCACGACGCCTTGCCCCACATCCTCGGATCCTCACGCTCCAACATCCGCAACCACGTTCCCTTTCCCGCATCGTACATTCATCAACACCGTTGCTAACGTTATGACTGCACTCGCAAGCGATACACAATCCTTCGAACCAAGCATGTTAGGAGGGTTGTTGTCGGACGACACATTTTGGCCGACCCAACCTCGAGATTTGCAGGAGACGGGTTTAAGCGCTGCCTACGTCGACGGGCTGATGCTAAAAATCCTGTTGGTCGGTGGAACGCTTAGCGGCCGAAACGGCGCCGAACGTATCGGCATTCCGTTCCGTGTCATTGAACCGATACTCGATGCGCTGCGAACGCGCAAGCTCGTCACTCACGTTCGTCCGGCGCCGTTTAACGATTATTACTATTCGTTGACCGAAGCGGGGCAAAAACAAGCCAACCACCAAATGACTCAGTGCAGTTACACCGGTCCGGCTCCGGTCACCCTCTCCGATTACGTGCTCAGCGTTGAAGCTCAAGCCGCCGGCTTGGACCCGATCGATCGCGAACAGTTGCGCAGCGCGTTGAGTTCGATTTCGTACCAAAGCGAGCTACTTGATCACTTGGGTCCCGCGGTGAACAGCAATACCGGGATGTTCTTATTCGGGCCACCGGGCAACGGCAAAACAACGATTGCCCGCTGCCTAACGCAGTGCCTTGGCCAAGAGATTTGGATTCCGCATGCGATCCTTGATGATGGAAATCTAATCAAGTTGCAAGACGATGCGTTCCATCGCCCCGCGCCGGTCCCCGAGATGGTCGGAGACATATTGAAGGGTCAAGAATGGGACAATCGCTGGATTCGCATTCGCCGCCCCACCGTGGTCGTAGGTGGTGAATTGGTGATGGACAATCTCGAAGTGCGACACGATCCTCGCTCGAATATCTGTGAAGCACCGCTGCAAATGAAAAGCAATTGCGGTTGCTTGCTGATCGATGACTTTGGACGGCAACGCATTGCTCCCGAGGAATTGTTGAACCGCTGGATCATTCCGCTAGAGAACAAGTGTGATTACTTAACGCTGCCAACGGGAAAGAAAGTTCAAATTCCGTTTGAACAACTGATCATATTTTCGACCAACATCGATCCCAGTTCTCTAGTGGACGAAGCCTTCCTGCGACGCGTGCCCTACAAGATCTACGTTTCGGATCCAAGTCGCGAAGAGTATCGAGAAATCATGCTCGGTGTCACCAACTCGCTTGGATTCCCCAACACGCCTCAAGCGGCGGAGCATTTGTTCAAATTCTATGAGGACAGCGGACGTAAGATGCGACGCTGTCATCCTCGCGATTTGCTGACCCAGGTCGCGAATTTTTGCAAGTACCGCAAGCTGCCGCTGACGTTACAACCCGATTACCTCGATCACGCCTGCCGAAGCTACTTTAGCCAACTGTAATGCTCCGAGACGGCCCCACCTTTGGAGCGCAAGACGGTTGCCTTCGCCCCCCAGAGAATCGGGTGATCGTCGCGATCCTAAAACGAAGGCCTCCGACGTGAGGAGGTCGCGGCATCGCAGTGCAAGCAGACATTCATCCGCAACGCCCCCGTTCCCCCGTTCCCACGTAGAAAGCCGCCTCGCGATGACAGCGACCGACTCGAAAAAAATCAGCGCTGGTTACGAACCGATCCCAGGTTACGTGCTCGAAAAACTGATCGGGCGAGGTGGGTTCGGAGAGGTTTGGCGCGCCGATGCGCCCGGTGGGATCAAGAAGGCGGTCAAGTTTGTCTTCGGGGCCCACGATCAACAACGGGCTTCACGAGAGCTCAAATCGCTCGAACGAATCAAGGGCGTCAGCCACCCCTTTCTATTGACGCTAGAACGCTTTGGAATTGTCGATGATCAATTGGTGATCGTCACGGAATTGGCCGACGGCTCACTCGAAGACGTGTTTCGCCAACATCGTGACCGCGGATCTTGTGGTATCCCCCACGACAAATTGCTCGCATACCTGCATGATTCCGCAGACGCACTGGATTATTTGCACGAGCACTATCAGCTACAACACCTCGACATCAAACCTGGGAATTTGTTAATCGTCGGGGGACATGTCAAGGTAGCGGATTTTGGGTTGCTCAAGGACTTGCGAGACGCGGATTGC contains:
- the ileS gene encoding isoleucine--tRNA ligase, which encodes MMSASVSPFRAPPSSPNFPKLELEVLQFWDDHDIYKQSLAQRAGAPSFVFYEGPPTANGLPHPGHCLTRSIKDVFPRYKTMRGYRCERKAGWDTHGLPVEVEVGKELGIHSKEEIEAFGVEPFIQKCQQSVFRYMQQWQDLTRRLGFWVDLEKAYVTYHQSYIESVWWSLKTLFERGLLYQGHKIVWWWAQGGTALSAGEVGQGYREVADPSVYVLFPLVDNPQRSLVVWTTTPWTLPSNMYAAVHTELQYAVVRDDETGQELVIAADLVETIAGKLKRDLPVLETISGQSLIGKRYVPPFDNYYKTLGDAEGNLTGGESEAWMWRVVAADFVTTESGSGIVHQAPAFGEVDYEVFAQEQARFVETDRPELLCAVGPDGKFTDEFAEMKGTWVKDADKPISRMLRESGKLLLLEQYLHDYPFCWRASEDPLIQYPRRSWFVRTTKFRDLMLKNNSQIGWQPEHIQNGRFGNFLESNVDWALSRERFWGTPLPIWVCQETGQMEAVASYDEVLAKPGLAGTEVWDQAKAANPELADDLRVHKPYIDAVTYDSPFAEGARMQRVTEVIDCWYDSGAMPFAQWGWPHQNNESFQDQFPADFISEALDQTRGWFYSQLAISTMLFGEGASISERDDDAEAKKGADSSSDAGLQNLDQSYPHPYRNCIVLGLMLGEDGNKMSKSLRNYREPNEIFDKYGADALRWFFFAGQPPWTAIRYREQSIKDSIPEFLLRLWNVFSFFSIYAGIDGFDPTTAKAADDQLSSASLESAPTYRDIRERSEIDRWIMSELHRTNEIVVERMDALDNYNACQAITSFVDGLSNWYVRRSRDRFWASEKDSQDKHDAYWTLYESLLQITKIVAPFVPFLSETLWRSLSEPFGDQVRKSVHLCDYPIADQERIDAKLSNSMKLLREIASLGRSARAEAKLKVRLPLSQVEVVLADPSEIEWLKSHDSLVREELNVKSVDYTTDGDQYVQYSVVPNFKRLGPRVGKNVPAVKKALASADGNTLLTTLERDGFVAIELPDGQTLKLDNEDIQVRLKAKDGWAASQGTNSVVVLNTEVTDELRREGIAKDLIRTIQSKRKEIDCEYTDRITIGIVSKDDDVATALKEHGDLICRETLGSELRSVAIDGTEAIDTEFGQVFVQKNS
- the purN gene encoding phosphoribosylglycinamide formyltransferase, producing the protein MPNSKSTGVKLPIAVFLSGSGRTLANLIRHRDEHGLPIEIRLVISSRANVRGIEIAQQDGIETRCIRKRDYPDPIAHMRQMFDPCRDAEVKYVVMAGYMNHVLIPNDFENRVINIHPSLLPSFGGAGMYGHHVHEAALKRGVKISGCTVHFVDNEYDNGPIIVQRSCPVHPDDDADTLAARVFAQECLALPEALRRLEHFDK
- a CDS encoding EAL domain-containing protein, translating into MATIENSALERLRRNSALMEDIWFLAGPTQPGESILHLPIDVEPYVIGRKPGVSLRLQFRTVSGQHAALSIRDGALQLTDLGSTNGTYVNGKRVEPHQTIRISEEDLIHFAEAPFRIYRQSVTGATHGTIAENICDQALALVQFDRLMAERLVKPHFQAIVDLRCPSHEMVGHEILGRGSVFGLESVGAMFQAAEQLSLEVELSRLLRWEGIRVGRDFPESPMLFVNTHPKEVEDIQGLVESLIQARQMAGNANLVLEIHESAVTNRDVMKTLVDVLEEQRIRLAYDDFGSGQARLAELVETRPYVVKFDISLIRGIDTADASRRKMLANLVNMVCDLDILPLAEGVETEGESNACIDLGFQLGQGFYYGRPSPA
- a CDS encoding AAA family ATPase; this translates as MTALASDTQSFEPSMLGGLLSDDTFWPTQPRDLQETGLSAAYVDGLMLKILLVGGTLSGRNGAERIGIPFRVIEPILDALRTRKLVTHVRPAPFNDYYYSLTEAGQKQANHQMTQCSYTGPAPVTLSDYVLSVEAQAAGLDPIDREQLRSALSSISYQSELLDHLGPAVNSNTGMFLFGPPGNGKTTIARCLTQCLGQEIWIPHAILDDGNLIKLQDDAFHRPAPVPEMVGDILKGQEWDNRWIRIRRPTVVVGGELVMDNLEVRHDPRSNICEAPLQMKSNCGCLLIDDFGRQRIAPEELLNRWIIPLENKCDYLTLPTGKKVQIPFEQLIIFSTNIDPSSLVDEAFLRRVPYKIYVSDPSREEYREIMLGVTNSLGFPNTPQAAEHLFKFYEDSGRKMRRCHPRDLLTQVANFCKYRKLPLTLQPDYLDHACRSYFSQL